ACAGATGATAAATTTCTAGAGGAAGGAACTGCAAAAAATATCATAGAAAATGATAGATCAGTTCTACTGGAAGGAAAAACACTCCATGCAGAGGAAGAAATCAACAATCGTTCCGATGGAAAAACATATTCGTTTCTTACTGTAAAAATCCCTTTAAGAAATCAAACAGGAGAGATTTATGCACTTTGTGGTATTTCCACAGATATTGGATTAACAAAAGAAATTCAAAAAGAACTAGAAAGAGCAAAAAATTCCGCCGAAATTGCAAACCGAGCGAAGTCGGAATTTTTAGCATCCATGAGTCATGAAATTCGAACACCTCTAAACGGAGTGATTGGACTCACACAAATCCTTTTTAAAACAAACTTAGATGCTGAACAAGAATCTCTTGTAAAGTCCATAGCATCTGCTGGAAAATCCTTGTTAATCATTCTAAATGATATTCTTGATTTTTCAAAAATGGAAGCAGGAAAGATGAATATCGAAAAAGTCAAGTTCGATATCCGTGATACAGTAACCGAAATCTTTGATCTATTATCCATCGAATCCAATTCAAAATCCATTCAGTTAAAACTTGAGATTGATCCGAACGTTCCACAATTTATTGATTCCGATCCAAGCAGAATTCGCCAAATCATTTTCAATTTACTTGGAAATGCCATTAAATTTACAGAAAAAGGTTTTGTTATACTTCGTCTTAAAAAAGAAAAGGAATGGATTCGGATTGAGGTAGAAGATACAGGAATAGGTATCACTAACGAAAATATTCAATTCATTTTCCATAAGTTTTCACAAGCAGATGCATCTACGTCACGTAAATACGGAGGAACGGGACTGGGTCTTGCCATTTCAGAACGTTTAGTATCTTTACTCGGTGGAACAATCGGAGTGAATAGCCAACTAAACAAAGGAAGTTTGTTTTGGTGTAACTTACCTTATGAAAACCAAGAATCGCCTAACAAAGACAAAACATTTTTGCAACGATCATTAGAATCAAATTCCGATGAATCTATGTTTACAAACCAGAAGTTTTTGATCGTTGAGGATAATGTATTAAATCAAAAGGTCATTGGTGGGTTATTAAGAAAATACAATATAAATTTTGATGTAGCAGAAAATGGAGAGGTTGCGGTGAATCTCTTTCAACAAAACAAATACGATCTGATACTTATGGACTGCGAAATGCCGGTGATGGACGGATTTGAAGCCACATTAAAAATCAGGGAACTGGAAAAAACAAAACCAGGCAAAACAATTATTTTAGCCGTTACAGCTCATGTCCTTACCGAACATAAAGAAAAATGTTTTGAAGTAGGTATGGATGGATTTATAGGAAAACCCTTTTACATTGAAAATTTATTAAATACTTACAACGAAATTCTTAAGAAACAGAAATAACCATAATCAAATAAATAATAAAAAACTTAGTACCATTTAGATTCTATTATTTCCCATTGGTTACGTGTTCGATTTTTCCATCACCATAACATTTGGTAACTTCAGCAATGATCACTTGATACCCCTCATACCATTTAGAATATTGGGACTTTGCCAAGGTATGATCAGAAAAAGTCTTCAGCGATTCGAGGCCAAGGTATGTTTGAAAATAATAAACAACCGCCATAGTCCCCTTTTCTAAATTGACCCAACTATCCTTTCCCAAATATTCTGGGTGACTTTCTACATACGATTCAATTGAAGAATCCAAAGTTTCGAATTCTGAATCAGATTTTTTTTGTTTAAAGATAAAAGTCGCACTAATCATAATTAAAGTTTAAATAACGATAATTCGCGATTTAACTCTAAAATCAAGGAATTTAACTCCGCAGAAGATTTGGCCGTTTTTTCAGACATCATTGACAATTTTGCTGTATCGTTTGCTAGGTGATGGACAGAAGAACTCATTTCTTCATTCACTTTTTTTTGCTCTTCCGTCGCAGCGGAAACTGAACTGGACCTGTCCACAATATTCTCTGATTGTTTTCGAATCTCTTCTACTTCTGCAATTTGCTCCAAATTCGCTTCATTGACTTTGTCTATACTTGTAATGATATCAACAACACTCTCTGATAAATATTTAAATGTTTCATTTGCGGACTTTACCGATTCTACAGAAAGAGTGGTTGATGCCGATACACGTTTGATCAGCTCCGAAATTGTTTTTGTAGAGGAAGCCGTCCTTT
Above is a window of Leptospira wolbachii serovar Codice str. CDC DNA encoding:
- a CDS encoding hybrid sensor histidine kinase/response regulator, yielding MLTRIWTEKGRLFPYLLSNILLFIFVTIAFLFYTASERNIDEAEENRYQSLRIANELRQSSDQLTNLVRLYVIQRDIKYKKYFQTILDIRNGDRPRPKNYGYAYWDFVIANKLPPPSEEGERISIYELMRNANFLESDFLLLSESKIKSDELTKIEFEAMSIVERDMKTGSKPDPRAINLLFDDNYLRAKAEIMKPINDLYYQLNDRTTKAIADAKRNVLILKTILIVASLFFAISLFLTHRSLIAIIGGSVDEAFRRISLLGEGIFSGEIHPMTYKKSILNSLNITQKRLQELYKEGESTKQRLIESESKLRNILDNVSACIYLKDISGRYLFANQEVCNLFGVPLEKILNQTDDKFLEEGTAKNIIENDRSVLLEGKTLHAEEEINNRSDGKTYSFLTVKIPLRNQTGEIYALCGISTDIGLTKEIQKELERAKNSAEIANRAKSEFLASMSHEIRTPLNGVIGLTQILFKTNLDAEQESLVKSIASAGKSLLIILNDILDFSKMEAGKMNIEKVKFDIRDTVTEIFDLLSIESNSKSIQLKLEIDPNVPQFIDSDPSRIRQIIFNLLGNAIKFTEKGFVILRLKKEKEWIRIEVEDTGIGITNENIQFIFHKFSQADASTSRKYGGTGLGLAISERLVSLLGGTIGVNSQLNKGSLFWCNLPYENQESPNKDKTFLQRSLESNSDESMFTNQKFLIVEDNVLNQKVIGGLLRKYNINFDVAENGEVAVNLFQQNKYDLILMDCEMPVMDGFEATLKIRELEKTKPGKTIILAVTAHVLTEHKEKCFEVGMDGFIGKPFYIENLLNTYNEILKKQK